From the Bombus vancouverensis nearcticus chromosome 3, iyBomVanc1_principal, whole genome shotgun sequence genome, one window contains:
- the Sin1 gene encoding SAPK-interacting protein 1: MAFYDNEHWLLSHIRDSFLSTDNTGQCEMVMLGEDIPKQLRSNGMLQCYPGMEESDDEDLDALAESYDIQMDMEYSHRERTNTAQRLEKMDLEREKAAKVSVKWRNDSVIPVTQQTELFQRKDFRKKTGQTKRYSLLSEQLEKCPNVPQNPFIEYAKFDGSAQVDIPIRKYRIFMCMLPKNQRTYPIHILVLATAKVLEFIGLICYKYANEHPDHPLKDDITRYGLYFTEDDGEVDWDLPCLDPRETISKFEFTTLGLAEMKPSDRARHNVFNWVELTNEEDFLEGQNEEEEVAEDLAKMEGHTTAMEAPLYQSYRVYIINKVRTKTEIYLGISGEKIEINPIITGKGAGRFWNRQRAVSYQIDNIAWCEVTETKGTKTIFTLVYTPHTSTSENILVPSGQLHSLHQSASFKNHEFEADSMTAEEIVRKINHILELHNSISRKEYLSQKERKAARRKSFHLHR; encoded by the exons ATGGCGTTCTACGATAACGAACATTGGCTTTTATCACATATTAGAGATAGTTTTTTATCAACCGACAATACAG GTCAATGTGAAATGGTGATGCTTGGAGAAGATATACCTAAACAACTAAGATCCAATGGAATGTTACAATGTTATCCTGGCAtggaagaaagcgacgacgaagaTCTAGATGCTCTCGCAGAATCCTATGACATACAAAtgg ATATGGAATACAGTCACAGAGAACGCACTAATACCGCGCAAAGATTAGAGAAAATGGATCTTGAAAGGGAAAAGGCTGCTAAAGTCAGTGTAAAGTGGAGAAATGATTCTGTTATACCTGTTACTCAACAAACAGAATTATTTCAAAGGAAGGATTTTCGTAAAAAGACTGGCCAAACTAAAAGATATTCTCTCTTGTCTGAACAACTTGAAAAGTGTCCAAATGTACCACAAAATCCATTTATAGAATACGCCAAGTTTGACGGCAGC GCACAAGTAGATATTCCTATAAGAAAGTACAGGATATTTATGTGTATGTTACctaaaaatcaaagaacgtaTCCCATTCATATACTTGTACTTGCTACGGCAAAAGTGCTAGAATTTATTGGATTAATTTGCTATAAATATGCGAATGAACATCCAGATCACCCTTTAAA GGATGATATCACAAGATATGGCTTATATTTTACTGAAGATGATGGAGAAGTTGACTGGGATTTACCGTGCTTGGATCCTAGGGAAACGATATCTAAATTTGAATTCACAACGTTAGGTCTTGCCGAAATGAAACCCAGCGATAGGGCGCGACACAACGTGTTTAATTGGGTTGAATTAACTAACGAGGAAGATTTTCTAGAAGGtcaaaacgaagaagaagaagttgcTGAAGATTTAGCAAAAATGGAAGGACATACGACTGCTATGGAAGCTCCGTTGTATCAGTCGTACAg GgtatacataattaataaagtCAGGACAAAGACTGAAATATATCTAggaatatctggtgaaaaaattgaaatcaatcCAATAATAACAGGGAAAGGTGCAGGACGCTTTTGGAATAGGCAAAGAGCTGTTAGTTATCAAATAGACAATATTGCCTGGTGCGAAGTGACAGAAACAAAGGGAACGAAAACAATTTTTACGTTAGTTTATACACCACACACGTCTACTTCCGAAAATATTTTAG TACCCTCTGGACAGTTGCATTCTCTGCATCAATCAGCATCGTTTAAAAACCATGAATTTGAAGCCGATTCGATGACAGCTGAAGAAATTGTCAGAAAAATAAATCATATATTGGAATTACACAATAGCATATCAAGAAAAGAATATCTATctcagaaagaaagaaaagcggCGAGACGGAAAAGTTTTCATTTGCATAGATGA